The following proteins are co-located in the Flectobacillus major DSM 103 genome:
- a CDS encoding ABC transporter permease, with amino-acid sequence MIQNYLKIAIRNLLRNKVFSAINIVGLALGIATCLVIMLFVYDELSYDRFNEKADRIFRVVFKASINDGKINEANVMPPTAQVLKNDYPEVLAATRLRTSGSPEIVYQNKKFKEYSFASVDANFFDVFTLPLLKGDAKTALREPNTAVITQDFAKKYFGDEDPIGKVLFIKSWNESYKVTGLIDKVPHNSHFHFDIFGSLAGVKDAQAASWMSSGYFTYLVLPEGFDYKVLEAKLPQVIKKYMGPQIQTAMGMSLPQFLQKGNKLGLFLQPLTSIHFDEGYTGTLESSGNIQYVYIFGAIAVFMLLIACINFMNLSTAGASKRAKEVGVRKVLGSVKQDLINQFLFESILLSVVALILSLMLVQLSLPVFNDLAEKDLQLDFLKNPLLLIAFLVFGLLVGVLAGSYPAFFLSSFNPVEVLKGKFKLAGKSISLRSGLVVFQFFISIALIIGTTVVYQQIKFIQSKDLGYAKDQLLIMRNTWSLGKNEEVFRQQILQDPRVLSVSSAGYLPAGPSDSNNSLGYPDGDDSQIMRTLEYKIDEQYIPTMGMKIIAGRNFAKDFATDSTAMIINETAAKAFGWGKNAVGHTITRLKNNDGLKVTYRIIGVVKDFHFKSLHESITPLLMVSEKTYGLTIKVKGKDVEGLLASLKNQWQKFNVEEPFSYAFMDELFEKTYQSEQKISVILSIFSGLTIFVACLGLFGLATFTAEQRTKEIGVRKVLGASVSQIVTLLSKEFLKLVMIACGFAFPIGYWLMNKWLQDFAYRIEISAWIFVLAGILALFIALLTISYQAIKAALANPVTSLRTE; translated from the coding sequence ATGATACAAAATTATTTAAAAATCGCTATTCGTAATTTGCTCAGAAACAAGGTCTTCTCGGCAATTAATATCGTTGGTTTGGCTTTGGGAATTGCCACTTGCCTTGTCATTATGCTTTTTGTATATGATGAATTAAGCTATGATAGATTCAACGAAAAAGCAGATAGAATTTTTAGGGTAGTATTTAAAGCTTCTATCAACGATGGAAAAATCAACGAAGCCAACGTGATGCCACCAACGGCTCAGGTTTTGAAAAATGATTATCCAGAAGTGTTAGCCGCTACTCGTTTGCGTACCAGTGGTTCGCCTGAAATTGTTTACCAAAACAAGAAATTCAAAGAATATTCGTTCGCTTCTGTCGATGCCAATTTCTTTGATGTTTTTACGTTGCCATTGTTGAAAGGCGATGCTAAAACGGCTCTGCGTGAACCCAACACCGCCGTTATTACACAAGATTTTGCCAAAAAATACTTTGGCGACGAAGACCCAATCGGGAAAGTATTATTCATCAAAAGTTGGAATGAAAGCTATAAAGTAACAGGACTTATCGACAAAGTACCGCATAATTCCCATTTTCATTTTGATATTTTTGGCTCATTGGCTGGCGTAAAAGATGCCCAAGCAGCCTCCTGGATGTCGTCGGGCTATTTTACTTATTTGGTTCTGCCCGAAGGTTTCGACTACAAAGTATTAGAAGCCAAATTGCCACAAGTCATTAAAAAGTACATGGGGCCGCAAATACAAACGGCAATGGGCATGAGCCTTCCGCAGTTTTTACAGAAAGGCAATAAGCTTGGACTTTTCTTGCAACCACTTACCAGTATTCACTTCGACGAAGGTTATACTGGCACGCTTGAGTCAAGTGGCAACATTCAGTATGTGTATATTTTCGGGGCAATTGCCGTGTTTATGTTGCTTATTGCTTGTATCAATTTTATGAATCTTTCAACGGCTGGAGCTTCCAAACGTGCCAAAGAAGTGGGCGTTCGTAAAGTATTGGGTTCTGTAAAACAAGATTTAATTAACCAATTTTTGTTTGAATCCATCCTTCTAAGTGTCGTTGCACTGATACTTTCATTGATGTTGGTACAATTGTCTTTGCCCGTTTTCAACGATTTAGCCGAGAAAGATTTACAATTAGATTTTCTCAAAAATCCGCTTCTACTGATTGCTTTCTTAGTTTTTGGTTTGTTGGTTGGCGTTTTGGCAGGCAGTTATCCAGCCTTTTTCCTTTCTTCTTTCAATCCTGTGGAAGTACTAAAAGGCAAATTCAAATTGGCAGGCAAAAGTATCAGTTTGAGAAGTGGTTTGGTGGTTTTTCAATTCTTTATTTCTATTGCTTTAATCATCGGTACAACGGTGGTGTATCAGCAAATCAAGTTTATTCAAAGTAAAGATTTGGGCTATGCCAAAGACCAATTACTCATCATGCGAAATACTTGGTCGCTGGGAAAAAATGAAGAAGTATTTCGTCAGCAAATTTTACAAGACCCAAGAGTATTAAGCGTAAGTAGTGCTGGCTATTTGCCTGCTGGTCCGAGCGATTCAAATAATTCTTTGGGCTATCCCGACGGCGACGATTCGCAAATAATGCGAACGCTGGAGTACAAAATCGACGAGCAGTATATTCCAACGATGGGCATGAAAATCATTGCTGGACGAAATTTCGCTAAAGATTTTGCCACGGATTCTACCGCCATGATTATCAACGAAACGGCAGCAAAAGCTTTCGGATGGGGTAAAAATGCCGTTGGACATACCATTACTCGCTTAAAAAATAACGATGGCTTGAAGGTTACTTACAGAATCATTGGTGTTGTGAAGGATTTTCATTTCAAATCACTTCATGAAAGTATCACGCCTTTGTTGATGGTTTCTGAAAAAACTTATGGTTTAACCATCAAAGTAAAAGGAAAAGATGTAGAAGGTTTGTTGGCTTCCTTGAAAAATCAATGGCAAAAGTTTAATGTAGAAGAGCCTTTTTCTTATGCTTTTATGGATGAATTATTTGAAAAAACGTACCAAAGCGAACAGAAAATTAGTGTGATTCTAAGCATTTTTTCTGGACTTACCATTTTCGTCGCTTGCTTGGGTTTGTTTGGTTTGGCAACTTTTACTGCCGAACAACGCACGAAAGAAATTGGCGTGCGTAAAGTATTGGGAGCTTCGGTGAGCCAAATCGTTACTTTACTTTCTAAGGAATTTCTAAAATTAGTAATGATTGCCTGCGGTTTTGCTTTTCCGATTGGCTATTGGCTGATGAATAAATGGCTACAAGACTTTGCCTATCGCATCGAAATCAGTGCTTGGATTTTTGTATTGGCTGGCATTTTAGCCCTTTTTATCGCTTTGCTGACGATAAGTTACCAAGCCATCAAAGCGGCATTAGCCAATCCTGTGACGAGCTTACGAACGGAATGA
- a CDS encoding Uma2 family endonuclease, translated as MELLAENIAETLLSDYEIERNKPMPTLLHGAIQANLIFEIKFNYRDKFRVASEVSLATPNSFTPDVVLYPFENLDFQNDPSRRQDAPLLSIEIQSASQSSKDMTSKLEPYFNFGIKSCWIVVPDFQGVFVYDSPNHYEFFHEDQIVQDRVMNIEIPISKIFA; from the coding sequence ATGGAACTATTAGCCGAAAACATAGCCGAAACCCTACTTTCAGATTACGAAATAGAAAGGAATAAACCTATGCCAACACTTTTACATGGTGCAATTCAAGCTAATTTGATTTTTGAAATCAAATTCAATTACAGAGATAAATTTAGAGTAGCCAGCGAAGTTTCCTTAGCTACTCCCAACTCATTTACTCCCGATGTGGTATTATATCCTTTTGAAAATTTAGACTTTCAAAACGACCCTTCTCGTCGCCAAGATGCCCCTTTGTTGTCTATTGAAATACAGTCAGCATCACAAAGTAGTAAAGACATGACTTCAAAGCTTGAGCCTTATTTCAATTTTGGTATCAAATCTTGCTGGATTGTTGTTCCAGATTTTCAAGGAGTTTTTGTTTACGATAGTCCAAACCATTACGAATTTTTCCATGAAGACCAAATCGTACAAGATAGAGTAATGAATATTGAGATACCTATTTCAAAAATCTTTGCTTGA
- a CDS encoding ABC transporter permease, whose translation MIQNYLKIALRTLFKNKVYSFINIGGLAVGMAVTMLIGLWIWDELSFNKYHQDYTRIAKVMQHITNNGDVQTLESVPYPLAEELRKNYGSDFKQVALSMNDVWNVLSYGNNKFLKVGSYFEPQGIDVFGVKMLKGTRNCLNDPSSIILSESVAIALFGKANPLDKIIKMDNQYNVKVTGVYEDFPKKSTFNTVTFIAPFQLFYNRYGWVKSIDDPWKVNAFQVYVQVADNADFDKVSLKIKDVKLKKVNKELAKMKPTLFLQPMANWHLYSDFKDGFNVGGRIQYIWLFGIIGAFILLLACINFMNLSTARSAKRAKEVGVRKAIGSARSQLISQFYSESFLVVTIAFIFSLCLVQLCLPFFNELASKDIVILWSNPLFWLAGISFSVFTGLMAGTYPALYLSSFQPVKVLKGTFSIGRFASIPRKALVVMQFTVSITLIIGTIVIFRQIQYAKNRPIGYETNGLVSLPQAINEIHKHFDVVKDELYKTGAIVSICETSGPTTESWLSSNEFEWPGKDPNLLAEIPIVGTSYDYGKTIGWQMKEGRDFSKAFATDSSSVILNESAVKLMGLKNPIGKTITWYKQPITVIGVVKNVIMQSPYEQVKPTIYSFNKEDVAYILAKINPEMSASMALSKIKTVFDKYNPSQPFDYNFVDEEYAKKFGDEVQISKLASIFAVLAIFISCLGLFGLASFVAEQRTKEIGVRKVLGATVLNLWQLLSKDFVFLVMLSFLLAAPIAYFFMNSWLKKYEYRSDISWWIFVASGLGALLITLLTVSYQAIKAASANPVKSLRTE comes from the coding sequence ATGATACAAAATTATTTAAAAATCGCACTAAGAACTTTGTTCAAAAACAAGGTTTATTCTTTCATCAACATCGGCGGTCTTGCTGTTGGGATGGCAGTAACGATGTTGATTGGACTTTGGATTTGGGATGAATTGAGTTTTAATAAATATCACCAAGACTATACCCGAATTGCTAAGGTTATGCAACACATAACCAATAATGGAGACGTTCAAACCCTAGAAAGTGTTCCTTATCCTTTAGCAGAAGAACTCCGCAAAAACTACGGAAGTGATTTTAAGCAAGTAGCACTGTCAATGAACGATGTCTGGAATGTGTTAAGTTATGGCAATAATAAGTTTTTAAAAGTAGGTTCTTATTTTGAACCACAAGGAATAGACGTATTCGGGGTAAAAATGTTGAAAGGAACTCGAAATTGTTTAAATGACCCATCCTCCATTATTCTTTCAGAATCAGTAGCAATTGCCCTTTTTGGAAAAGCCAATCCATTAGATAAAATTATTAAAATGGATAACCAATATAATGTAAAAGTTACAGGTGTTTATGAAGATTTTCCAAAAAAATCTACTTTCAATACCGTAACATTCATTGCTCCTTTTCAATTATTTTACAATAGATACGGTTGGGTAAAATCAATAGACGACCCCTGGAAAGTAAATGCTTTTCAAGTTTATGTTCAAGTAGCTGATAACGCTGATTTTGATAAGGTTTCATTAAAAATAAAAGATGTAAAATTAAAAAAGGTTAATAAAGAATTAGCCAAAATGAAGCCTACCCTATTTCTACAACCGATGGCAAATTGGCATCTGTATTCAGACTTTAAAGATGGCTTTAACGTTGGCGGTCGAATTCAATATATTTGGCTATTCGGCATCATTGGAGCATTCATTTTGCTTTTGGCATGCATCAATTTCATGAATTTAAGTACAGCTCGAAGTGCAAAAAGAGCAAAAGAAGTTGGCGTTCGCAAAGCAATTGGTTCCGCTCGTAGCCAGTTGATTTCACAATTTTATAGTGAGTCTTTTTTAGTGGTTACTATTGCTTTTATATTTTCGTTGTGTCTGGTTCAGTTATGTTTACCATTTTTCAACGAGCTGGCAAGCAAAGACATAGTCATTTTATGGTCAAATCCACTGTTTTGGCTGGCAGGAATAAGTTTTAGCGTATTTACTGGACTAATGGCAGGAACTTACCCAGCACTTTATCTTTCGTCTTTTCAACCCGTGAAAGTATTGAAAGGTACTTTTAGCATTGGTCGTTTTGCTTCTATTCCACGCAAAGCTTTAGTAGTAATGCAATTTACGGTTTCTATTACTTTAATAATTGGCACAATTGTTATTTTTCGTCAAATACAATACGCTAAAAATCGCCCTATTGGTTATGAAACCAACGGATTAGTGTCCTTGCCACAAGCCATTAATGAAATTCATAAGCACTTCGATGTAGTAAAAGATGAGTTATATAAAACAGGGGCAATTGTTAGTATTTGCGAAACGTCTGGACCGACTACCGAAAGTTGGTTAAGTAGTAACGAATTTGAATGGCCTGGAAAAGACCCCAATTTATTGGCAGAAATTCCAATTGTTGGCACTTCTTACGATTATGGAAAAACGATAGGCTGGCAAATGAAAGAAGGACGAGACTTCTCGAAAGCTTTTGCAACAGATTCATCATCAGTCATTTTAAATGAATCAGCTGTAAAATTAATGGGTTTGAAAAACCCTATTGGCAAAACAATTACATGGTACAAACAACCCATTACAGTGATTGGTGTGGTAAAAAATGTAATTATGCAATCTCCTTATGAACAAGTAAAACCTACAATATATAGTTTCAACAAAGAGGATGTCGCTTATATTCTTGCTAAAATCAATCCAGAAATGAGTGCAAGTATGGCTTTGAGTAAAATAAAAACTGTCTTTGATAAATATAATCCCTCTCAACCATTTGACTACAATTTTGTAGATGAGGAGTATGCCAAAAAATTCGGGGATGAAGTCCAAATAAGTAAATTAGCCAGCATCTTCGCCGTTCTTGCCATATTTATTTCATGTTTGGGTTTATTTGGTTTAGCCTCATTTGTAGCAGAACAACGCACCAAAGAGATTGGAGTAAGAAAAGTATTAGGAGCAACGGTCTTGAATTTATGGCAATTACTTTCTAAAGATTTTGTCTTTTTAGTGATGCTTTCCTTTTTACTCGCTGCACCAATTGCTTACTTTTTTATGAACAGTTGGTTGAAAAAATACGAATACCGTTCGGATATTTCTTGGTGGATTTTTGTAGCGTCAGGTTTGGGAGCTTTATTGATTACTCTATTAACCGTAAGTTATCAAGCCATCAAAGCCGCCTCCGCAAATCCAGTGAAGAGTTTAAGAACGGAATGA
- a CDS encoding ABC transporter permease, protein MFKNHLKIALRILFRNKVYSFINIAGLALGIAAFLLILEYVSLEKSVNQFHANLPTMFRLLNQNPKGESWAQVEPGWATKAQERFPEIKSYCRVAESIGQGVVKYEAKNISFREKKVAYSEGNFFSFFSFPIIKGSASALQKPDVVFVAESVAKKYFDAENPIGKTLTLYNQFGKKDYLVEGVFANMGDLSDIQLDFVFSLETLKNPANLNDNAWANLTNLDSQYIDTYFQLRQSVDYLSLEGKLNMLRRELSKENDDITFRLQHFSEIHLASSFSDTYLHNGNIKYVFILSGIAFLILLIAWFNYINLSTANALKRANEVGVRKVIGATRNNLVMQFLGESILVNFFAFVGAILLVTLLQPFFNEIIHKNLSLSTLLSSTLWVIGLGLLIVGSVASGIYTAWGLANFKLIETLKGKLHKSAKGIFLRKSLVITQFSISIVLIIVTLIIFSQLKHMQNQDLGMNIKQLLVIKGPEIGKDSTFKNRVNAFENDIANLNFVNDYCTSGSVPSNWYNFTTVGFTSAKSKTGDEQKPYSFVTIGHKFLKTYDIPLKAGRSFTEQECDVEWNDNSKVLLNEKALEQLGFKSANEAVNTKIKWDERYLDVIGVVKDYHHKGLQTAIDPMIFYPFNSSSYLTVKLAGENMNSKVATLENVFKKHFSGNPFEFFFMSENFNKQYETESQYSTLFTTASVWAIFIACMGLFGLATFTVESRTKEIGIRKILGASVFSIVQLLSKDFLILVSIAILIACPLAYYFMHQWLQDFASRINIEWWYFVVAGVLALAIALLTVGFQATKSALMNPVKSLRTE, encoded by the coding sequence ATGTTCAAAAATCATTTAAAAATCGCCTTGAGAATCTTGTTCAGAAACAAGGTTTACTCATTTATCAACATTGCAGGCTTAGCTTTGGGGATTGCTGCCTTTTTGTTGATTTTGGAATATGTAAGTTTGGAAAAAAGCGTGAATCAATTTCACGCCAATTTACCTACGATGTTCCGACTTTTGAACCAAAACCCTAAAGGAGAATCGTGGGCTCAAGTAGAACCGGGCTGGGCTACGAAAGCACAAGAACGCTTTCCAGAAATCAAAAGTTACTGTCGTGTGGCCGAGAGCATTGGGCAAGGCGTAGTGAAATATGAAGCAAAAAATATCTCTTTCCGTGAAAAAAAAGTAGCCTATTCAGAAGGTAATTTCTTTTCATTTTTTAGCTTTCCAATCATCAAAGGTTCGGCTTCGGCACTACAAAAACCTGATGTAGTTTTTGTAGCAGAATCGGTTGCAAAAAAGTATTTTGACGCAGAAAACCCTATCGGTAAAACGCTTACTTTATACAACCAATTTGGGAAAAAAGATTATTTAGTAGAAGGCGTTTTTGCCAATATGGGCGACCTTTCCGACATTCAACTCGACTTTGTTTTTTCATTAGAAACCCTAAAAAACCCAGCCAACCTCAATGATAACGCTTGGGCAAATCTTACTAATCTGGATTCTCAGTATATTGATACCTATTTTCAGTTAAGACAAAGTGTTGATTATCTGTCACTTGAAGGGAAGCTCAACATGCTTCGAAGGGAACTCAGCAAAGAAAATGACGATATTACTTTCCGATTACAGCACTTTTCAGAAATCCATTTAGCAAGTAGTTTTTCAGATACGTATTTACACAATGGTAATATCAAATATGTATTTATTCTAAGTGGAATCGCCTTCTTGATTTTGCTGATTGCATGGTTCAATTATATCAACCTAAGTACCGCCAACGCCCTAAAACGAGCCAATGAAGTAGGCGTAAGAAAAGTAATTGGTGCAACACGCAACAATTTGGTGATGCAGTTTTTAGGAGAATCTATTTTGGTAAACTTTTTTGCCTTTGTCGGAGCAATCCTTCTTGTGACTTTATTACAACCATTTTTCAATGAAATCATTCATAAAAACCTTTCACTAAGTACTTTACTTTCTTCCACTTTGTGGGTGATTGGTTTGGGTTTGTTAATTGTTGGGTCTGTCGCTTCGGGTATTTATACCGCTTGGGGCTTGGCGAATTTTAAATTAATAGAAACCTTAAAAGGAAAATTACACAAATCTGCCAAAGGGATTTTCTTGCGTAAATCGCTGGTGATTACCCAATTCAGTATTTCAATTGTATTGATTATAGTTACGTTGATTATTTTCAGTCAATTGAAACACATGCAAAACCAAGATTTGGGCATGAATATCAAACAATTGTTGGTAATTAAAGGCCCAGAAATTGGGAAAGACAGTACTTTCAAAAACCGAGTAAATGCTTTTGAAAACGATATTGCCAACCTCAATTTCGTGAATGATTACTGTACCAGCGGAAGTGTGCCTAGCAATTGGTATAATTTTACGACGGTTGGTTTTACTTCTGCCAAATCAAAAACTGGCGACGAACAAAAACCTTACTCTTTCGTAACAATTGGACATAAATTTCTAAAAACCTACGATATTCCTTTGAAGGCAGGAAGAAGTTTTACCGAACAAGAATGTGACGTGGAATGGAACGACAACAGCAAAGTACTCTTGAACGAAAAAGCTCTTGAGCAACTCGGTTTTAAGTCAGCCAACGAAGCCGTAAACACTAAAATCAAATGGGACGAACGTTATTTGGATGTAATTGGCGTAGTGAAAGATTATCATCACAAAGGTTTACAAACCGCCATCGACCCGATGATTTTTTATCCTTTCAATAGTTCTTCATACTTAACAGTAAAGCTCGCTGGCGAAAATATGAATAGCAAAGTGGCAACTTTGGAAAATGTATTCAAAAAGCATTTTTCAGGCAATCCATTTGAGTTTTTCTTTATGAGCGAAAATTTCAATAAACAATACGAAACCGAAAGTCAGTACAGTACTTTGTTTACAACTGCTTCGGTTTGGGCAATTTTTATTGCCTGTATGGGACTTTTCGGTTTGGCTACTTTCACGGTAGAATCTCGCACCAAAGAAATTGGTATTCGTAAAATTTTGGGTGCATCGGTATTCAGCATTGTACAATTGCTATCAAAAGACTTTTTGATTTTGGTAAGTATTGCCATTCTTATCGCTTGCCCGCTTGCCTATTATTTTATGCACCAATGGTTGCAAGATTTTGCCAGTAGAATCAATATTGAATGGTGGTACTTTGTGGTTGCGGGCGTTTTGGCTTTGGCAATTGCATTACTTACCGTTGGTTTTCAAGCCACAAAATCAGCCTTGATGAATCCTGTAAAGAGTTTGAGAACAGAATGA